A window from Pseudoliparis swirei isolate HS2019 ecotype Mariana Trench chromosome 17, NWPU_hadal_v1, whole genome shotgun sequence encodes these proteins:
- the sfxn3 gene encoding sideroflexin-3 isoform X1, whose protein sequence is MVKHVTECEYKLTCLLLFKKARMSEELSLNINIKEPKWDQGTFMGRAKHFFMVTDPRNVLLSSETLEEARVITENYRAGIVKPGLSEDELWRAKYIYDSAFHPDTGEKMFVIGRMSAQVPVNMSVTGCMLTFYRTTPAVVFWQWVNQSFNAVVNYTNRSGDAPMTVNQLGAAYVSATTGAVVTALGLKSLASRLPPIASRFVPFAAVAAANCINIPFMRQRELKFGIPVMDEHGNRLGESPNAAKQAIMQVVVSRIGMAVPAMAIPPVIMNALEKKAFMKRFPILNAPVQVGLVGLCLVFATPLCCALFPQKSSMSVSGLEENLQERIREISPNTTTVYFNKGL, encoded by the exons ATGGTAAAACATGTAACAGAGTGTGAATACAAATTAACATGTCTGCTATTATTTAAGAAAGCCAGGATGTCTGAAGAGCTGTCCCTCAACATAAACATCAAGGAGCCGAAATGGGACCAAGGCACATTTATGGGGCGCGCCAAGCACTTCTTCATGGTCACAGATCCAAGGAATGTCCTGCTGTCCTCTGAGACTTTGGAGGAGGCCAGAGTGATCACAGAGAACTACAG AGCTGGGATCGTGAAGCCTGGTCTGTCGGAGGATGAGCTCTGGAGGGCCAAGTACATCTACGACTCCGCCTTCCACCCCGACACAGGAGAGAAGATGTTTGTGATTGGCCGGATGTCCGCTCAGGTGCCGGTGAACATGTCCGTCACAGGCTGCATGCTCACCTTCTATAG AACCACTCCGGCTGTGGTGTTCTGGCAGTGGGTTAACCAGTCCTTCAATGCTGTCGTCAACTACACCAACCGCAGTGGCGACGCCCCCATGACCGTGAA TCAACTTGGTGCAGCCTACGTCAGTGCTACGACTGGAGCTGTCGTCACTGCGCTGGGTCTCAAGTCTCTCGCTTCG CGTCTCCCGCCGATCGCCAGCCGGTTCGTCCCCTTTGCTGCCGTCGCTGCTGCCAACTGTATCAACATTCCCTTCATGAGGCAGAG GGAGTTGAAGTTCGGTATCCCTGTGATGGATGAGCATGGAAACAGGTTGGGAGAGTCGCCCAATGCTGCCAAGCAGGCCATTATGCAGGTGGTGGTGTCGAGGATCGGCATGGCAGTGCCAGCAATGG ccattccccctgttataatgaATGCTCTGGAGAAGAAGGCTTTCATGAAG CGGTTCCCAATTCTAAACGCACCAGTCCAGGTGGGGCTCGTCGGTTTGTG CCTGGTGTTTGCAACTCCTTTGTGCTGCGCCCTCTTCCCGCAGAAAAg CTCTATGAGTGTGAGCGGGCTGGAGGAAAATCTGCAGGAGAGGATACGAGAGATCAGTCCCAACACCACCACCGTCTACTTCAACAAGGGCCTGTAG
- the sfxn3 gene encoding sideroflexin-3 isoform X2, which produces MSEELSLNINIKEPKWDQGTFMGRAKHFFMVTDPRNVLLSSETLEEARVITENYRAGIVKPGLSEDELWRAKYIYDSAFHPDTGEKMFVIGRMSAQVPVNMSVTGCMLTFYRTTPAVVFWQWVNQSFNAVVNYTNRSGDAPMTVNQLGAAYVSATTGAVVTALGLKSLASRLPPIASRFVPFAAVAAANCINIPFMRQRELKFGIPVMDEHGNRLGESPNAAKQAIMQVVVSRIGMAVPAMAIPPVIMNALEKKAFMKRFPILNAPVQVGLVGLCLVFATPLCCALFPQKSSMSVSGLEENLQERIREISPNTTTVYFNKGL; this is translated from the exons ATGTCTGAAGAGCTGTCCCTCAACATAAACATCAAGGAGCCGAAATGGGACCAAGGCACATTTATGGGGCGCGCCAAGCACTTCTTCATGGTCACAGATCCAAGGAATGTCCTGCTGTCCTCTGAGACTTTGGAGGAGGCCAGAGTGATCACAGAGAACTACAG AGCTGGGATCGTGAAGCCTGGTCTGTCGGAGGATGAGCTCTGGAGGGCCAAGTACATCTACGACTCCGCCTTCCACCCCGACACAGGAGAGAAGATGTTTGTGATTGGCCGGATGTCCGCTCAGGTGCCGGTGAACATGTCCGTCACAGGCTGCATGCTCACCTTCTATAG AACCACTCCGGCTGTGGTGTTCTGGCAGTGGGTTAACCAGTCCTTCAATGCTGTCGTCAACTACACCAACCGCAGTGGCGACGCCCCCATGACCGTGAA TCAACTTGGTGCAGCCTACGTCAGTGCTACGACTGGAGCTGTCGTCACTGCGCTGGGTCTCAAGTCTCTCGCTTCG CGTCTCCCGCCGATCGCCAGCCGGTTCGTCCCCTTTGCTGCCGTCGCTGCTGCCAACTGTATCAACATTCCCTTCATGAGGCAGAG GGAGTTGAAGTTCGGTATCCCTGTGATGGATGAGCATGGAAACAGGTTGGGAGAGTCGCCCAATGCTGCCAAGCAGGCCATTATGCAGGTGGTGGTGTCGAGGATCGGCATGGCAGTGCCAGCAATGG ccattccccctgttataatgaATGCTCTGGAGAAGAAGGCTTTCATGAAG CGGTTCCCAATTCTAAACGCACCAGTCCAGGTGGGGCTCGTCGGTTTGTG CCTGGTGTTTGCAACTCCTTTGTGCTGCGCCCTCTTCCCGCAGAAAAg CTCTATGAGTGTGAGCGGGCTGGAGGAAAATCTGCAGGAGAGGATACGAGAGATCAGTCCCAACACCACCACCGTCTACTTCAACAAGGGCCTGTAG